Proteins encoded together in one Miscanthus floridulus cultivar M001 chromosome 16, ASM1932011v1, whole genome shotgun sequence window:
- the LOC136513599 gene encoding protein STICHEL-like 4, with protein MPVPASGGGDHLRGHAHLTNCSHLRHHHGPHGASGRRRSPTGSSASASASAALMRDLLALQRSRSLRDPSTRRSVDSAPSNNNRVAADPDADHPRGGGGALKTLLDQLTENPQPKPGRRPRRRFKRGAARRAAAAAQPAAALDRRAAAPRVSVNSSSQEAVCGNRYLFGAGGAADGDGGGDELMQQQVSQESRNVCGIPWNWSRIHHRGKSILDMAGRSLSCGLSDPKPTSAARRSEAATSAASFGHANGSRSHPHFPVTARLTSSSSSDSDSLPLLVDGIRNAVDISSSFSGELGIFSKSSELDSDLASEARSGQKSRGSHRVRHRSLTQKYAPRTFKDVVGQSLVVQALSNAILKKKIGLVYVFYGPHGTGKTSCARVFAKALNCHSAEHPRPCDSCASCIAHNLGKSRSLLEIGPVGNIDLDSIVDILDNVMLSLVPSQHRVFIIDDCNTLPPDTWSVISKVVERARRRVVFILISPSLDLPHIIVSRCQKFFFPKLKECDIINTLQWISTSEGLDVDRDALKLIASRSDGSLRDAEMTLDTLSLLGQRISMSLVQELVGLVSDDKLVDLLDLALSADTVNTVKTLRDITETGVEPLALMSQLATIITDILAGTYTFTRERVWTKFFKRPTLSKDDMEKLRQALKTLSEAEKQLRVSNDKMTWLTAALLQLAPDKQYVLPSSSPSTSLNQGLFTRPKGDIARSSAMDHSDIYAGAHGLARASDLGNQQYRDANLVAGSSNNMASNYHAGRRPGEHTPDSHVLPTGATRVNEGSRYGKTDSDMIWQAVLENVQSDSLRRLLAREGRLISVSLGTAPTVQLIFSSRVNKSKAEKYRGQILQAFESVLSSTIILEIRYESKDDLAAGHAPVITPYPEDGSSNLVLRRSFTKHSSVSSGGENLIRRLQKDSVVQVGSSNQTRWMQSDPHILTEGEIIEIGSQMDWRAEPDSGIVMANRRQETVAGEGLSSQNQEISQGGKMVNNGDGRQKNIVRGKVSLAHVINQAEACSQQGGWSRHEAISIAEKLEQDNLRLEPRSSLLCWKASSTSRQKLSALKIRTRRSRALSRLALCGRCISVRSPR; from the exons ATGCCGGTGCCAGCGAGCGGCGGCGGGGACCACCTCCGCGGCCACGCGCACCTGACCAACTGCAGCCACCTGCGCCACCACCACGGGCCGCACGGCGCGTCCGGGCGGAGGCGCAGCCCGACGGGgtcctcggcgtcggcgtcggcgtcggccgcGCTGATGCGGGACCTCCTGGCCCTGCAGCGCTCGCGCTCGCTGCGGGACCCCTCCACCCGCCGCTCCGTCGACTCCGCCCCCTCCAACAACAACAGGGTCGCCGCCGACCCGGACGCCGACCacccccgcggcggcggcggcgcgctcaAGACGCTCCTCGACCAGCTCACGGAGAACCCGCAGCCCAAGCCGGGCCGCCGGCCCCGGCGCCGGTTCAAGCGAGGggccgcccgccgcgccgccgccgccgcacagcCCGCGGCCGCCTTAgatcgccgcgccgccgcgccccgCGTCTCCGTCAACTCCAGCTCCCAGGAGGCCGTCTGCGGCAACAGGTACCTCTTCGGCGCCGGCGGAGccgccgacggcgacggcggcggtgacGAGCTGATGCAGCAGCAGGTGTCGCAGGAGTCGCGCAACGTGTGCGGCATCCCATGGAACTGGTCGCGCATCCACCACCGCGGCAAGTCCATCCTCGACATGGCCGGCCGGAGCCTCTCGTGCGGCCTGTCGGACCCCAAGCCGACGTCGGCGGCGCGGAGGTCCGAAGCCGCCACCTCCGCTGCCTCGTTCGGCCACGCCAACGGGTCGCGTTCCCACCCGCATTTCCCGGTCACCGCGAGGCTCACTTCCTCGAGCAGTTCGGACTCCGACTCTCTGCCTCTGCTTGTCGACGGCATACGCAACGCCGTCGACATTTCTAGTAGCTTCTCTGGGGAGCTAGGGATTTTCTCCAAGAGTAGCGAGCTGGACTCTGACCTCGCGTCCGAGGCACGGTCTGGGCAGAAGTCACGGGGCTCGCACCGTGTCCGACACCGGAGCTTGACACAGAAGTATGCTCCAAGGACTTTCAAAGACGTCGTCGGGCAGAGTTTGGTGGTGCAGGCGCTGTCCAATGCCATTCTGAAGAAGAAGATTGGGCTGGTGTATGTCTTCTATGGGCCACATGGCACAGGCAAGACCTCGTGTGCCAGGGTATTTGCAAAGGCTTTGAATTGCCACTCAGCTGAGCACCCAAGGCCTTGTGATTCATGTGCCTCTTGTATTGCACACAATCTGGGCAAGAGTAGGAGTTTGTTGGAGATTGGACCGGTTGGTAATATTGACCTTGATAGCATTGTGGATATCCTTGACAATGTGATGCTCTCGCTGGTGCCATCCCAGCACAGGGTGTTTATAATCGATGACTGCAACACATTGCCGCCTGATACATGGAGTGTCATATCTAAGGTCGTCGAACGGGCACGTAGGCGTGTGGTTTTTATTCTCATTAGCCCCAGTCTTGATCTCCCTCATATAATCGTGTCGAGGTGCCAAAAGTTCTTTTTCCCCAAACTAAAGGAGTGCGACATTATCAACACTTTGCAGTGGATTTCTACTAGTGAAGGCCTGGATGTTGATAGAGATGCATTGAAACTTATTGCTTCCCGGTCAGATGGGTCACTGAGGGATGCCGAGATGACTCTGGATACACTCAGTTTGCTTGGGCAGAGAATTTCGATGTCACTTGTTCAAGAACTT GTTGGCTTGGTTTCTGATGATAAATTGGTTGATTTGCTTGATTTAGCTCTATCTGCTGACACAGTGAACACAGTGAAAACCTTGCGAGACATCACAGAAACAGGTGTTGAGCCACTGGCCCTGATGTCTCAACTTGCTACAATAATCACTGACATCCTTGCTGGCACCTATACATTCACACGAGAAAGAGTTTGGACAAAATTCTTCAAACGTCCAACCT TATCAAAGGATGATATGGAAAAGCTACGCCAAGCCTTGAAAACACTCTCTGAAGCTGAAAAACAGCTGAGAGTCTCTAATGACAAGATGACATGGCTTACAGCTGCTCTTCTTCAGCTTGCACCTGATAAACAATATGTATTGCCGAGTTCATCCCCGAGTACAAGTCTTAATCAGGGTCTGTTTACCCGCCCCAAGGGAGACATAGCAAGGAGCTCTGCTATGGATCATAGTGATATATATGCTGGTGCCCATGGCTTGGCAAGAGCATCTGACCTTGGAAATCAGCAGTACAGAGATGCTAATCTGGTGGCTGGTTCCAGCAACAACATGGCAAGCAATTACCATGCTGGAAGGAGACCTGGGGAACATACTCCAGACAGCCATGTATTGCCAACGGGTGCTACCAGAGTAAATGAAGGATCTAGGTATGGCAAAACTGATAGTGACATGATTTGGCAGGCTGTGCTAGAGAATGTTCAGTCAGACTCATTAAGAAGATTGTTAGCTAGAGAGGGTCGACTGATATCCGTCAGCCTAGGCACAG CTCCAACTGTACAATTAATATTCAGCTCTCGAGTAAATAAGTCTAAAGCCGAGAAGTATAGGGGCCAAATTCTGCAGGCATTTGAATCTGTTCTTTCTTCCACCATAATACTTGAAATCCGATATGAATCAAAGGATGATCTGGCAGCAGGCCATGCTCCAGTTATTACTCCCTACCCTGAGGATGGTTCCTCAAATCTGGTATTAAGGAGGTCTTTTACTAAACATAGCTCAGTTTCCTCAGGAGGCGAGAACTTAATTAGGAGGCTTCAGAAAGATAGTGTGGTCCAGGTTGGTAGCTCAAATCAGACACGCTGGATGCAATCTGATCCACATATATTGACCGAAGGCGAAATTATTGAAATTGGATCTCAAATGGACTGGCGTGCTGAACCAGATAGTGGCATTGTTATGGCAAACAGAAGACAAGAGACTGTCGCGGGAGAAGGTTTGTCATCACAGAATCAAGAAATTTCTCAAGGAGGAAAAATGGTGAATAATGGAGACGGTCGACAAAAGAACATTGTGAGAGGTAAGGTATCTCTTGCTCATGTTATTAACCAGGCGGAAGCTTGTTCCCAACAAGGTGGCTGGTCTAGACACGAAGCTATATCAATTGCAGAAAAGCTGGAGCAAGATAATTT GAGATTGGAGCCTAGATCCAGTTTGCTTTGTTGGAAAGCTTCAAGCACTTCTAGACAGAAG CTGTCTGCACTGAAGATCAGGACACGAAGGTCGCGAGCTTTATCAAGGCTCGCCTTGTGCGGAAGGTGTATTTCAGTGAGATCTCCAAGATGA